In a genomic window of Microcebus murinus isolate Inina chromosome 17, M.murinus_Inina_mat1.0, whole genome shotgun sequence:
- the PRELID3A gene encoding PRELI domain containing protein 3A isoform X1 has protein sequence MRTWSSQHVFGHPWDAVAQAAMRKYPNPMNPSVVGVDVLERRVDGRGRLHSLRLLSTEWGLPALATAILGTSRTLTYIQERSVVDPVEKKMELSSTNITLTNLVSVNERLVYTPHPENPEMTVLTQEAIITIKGISLGNYLESLMANTISSNAKKITSLPLRPRCLCRLPLQEGTRREVASAPCASTSRLHCSH, from the exons ATGAGGACCTGGAGCTCTCAGCACGTGTTCGG ACACCCGTGGGACGCGGTGGCGCAGGCGGCCATGCGGAAGTACCCGAACCCGATGAACCCGAGCGTGGTGGGCGTGGACGTGCTGGAGCGCCGCGTGGACGGCCGCGGCCGGCTGCACAGCCTGCGCCTGCTCAGCACCGAGTGGGGGCTGCCCGCGCTCGCGACGGCG attttggGAACCAGCAGGACTTTGACATACATCCAAGAACGTTCTGTCGTGGATCcagtggaaaagaaaatggaacttAGTTCCACCAAT attacacTCACAAATTTGGTGTCAGTTAATGAGAGGTTGGTGTACACACCTCAtccagagaacccagaaat GACTGTGCTCACACAAGAAGCTATCATCACCATAAAGGGGATTAGCCTTGGCAACTATTTGGAAAGTTTAATGGCCAACACAATATCATCCAATGCAAAGAAG ATCACCAGCCTTCCCCTGAGGCCCCGGTGCCTGTGCCGCCTCCCTCTGCAGGAGGGAACCAGAAGGGAAGTGGCCTCTGCCCCTTGTGCCTCTACGTCCCGACTCCACTGCTCACACTGA
- the PRELID3A gene encoding PRELI domain containing protein 3A isoform X2, with protein MRTWSSQHVFGHPWDAVAQAAMRKYPNPMNPSVVGVDVLERRVDGRGRLHSLRLLSTEWGLPALATAILGTSRTLTYIQERSVVDPVEKKMELSSTNITLTNLVSVNERLVYTPHPENPEMTVLTQEAIITIKGISLGNYLESLMANTISSNAKKGWAAIEWIIENSESAVS; from the exons ATGAGGACCTGGAGCTCTCAGCACGTGTTCGG ACACCCGTGGGACGCGGTGGCGCAGGCGGCCATGCGGAAGTACCCGAACCCGATGAACCCGAGCGTGGTGGGCGTGGACGTGCTGGAGCGCCGCGTGGACGGCCGCGGCCGGCTGCACAGCCTGCGCCTGCTCAGCACCGAGTGGGGGCTGCCCGCGCTCGCGACGGCG attttggGAACCAGCAGGACTTTGACATACATCCAAGAACGTTCTGTCGTGGATCcagtggaaaagaaaatggaacttAGTTCCACCAAT attacacTCACAAATTTGGTGTCAGTTAATGAGAGGTTGGTGTACACACCTCAtccagagaacccagaaat GACTGTGCTCACACAAGAAGCTATCATCACCATAAAGGGGATTAGCCTTGGCAACTATTTGGAAAGTTTAATGGCCAACACAATATCATCCAATGCAAAGAAG GGCTGGGCTGCTATTGAGTGGATAATTGAGAATTCGGAAAGCGCTGTGAGCTAA